The genomic interval GCTCGCTCAGCTTGCCGCGCGGCGCGGTGCGCACGGCTGCGCTGAGCTGCTCGATCTCGACTCCGATCCACCCGGCGACCGTGCGCACGTACTCGGGCCGCAGCGTCTGGTCACGGATGCCGGCGATGATGGGGGCCACCGCGCGCATGGCGGCGACGCGCCCCTCCGCGTGGTCGAGGTCGAACCCCGCGATCGTCGTGCGCACGGCGAACTCGAACATCGGCACCGCGTCTTCGATGAGACCGCGCACCGCCTCATCGCCCTGGCGCAGGCGCAGGTCGCACGGGTCCATCCCGTCCTTCGCGACGGCGACGAACGACTGGCTCGCCCAGCGCTGATCCTCGTCGAACGCCTTCATCGCCGCCTTCTGGCCGGCGGCGTCACCGTCGAACGTGAAGATGACGCGCGCGGGGGTGCCCCCGGCCTCGTCACGCATGATGCGACGCAACGACTTGATGTGATCCACGCCGAACGCCGTGCCACACGTCGCGACGGCATTGTCGACGCCCGCGAGGTGCGCGGCCATGACGTCGGTGTAGCCCTCGACGACGACAGCGCGTCGCTCGCGCGCGATCGTCTTCTTCGCGAGGTCCAACCCGTACAGGACGTGGGTCTTCTTGTAGACCGGCGTCTCGCTCGTGTTGAGGTACTTCGCCTCGATGCGGTCGTCTTCGAAGATGCGGCGCGCGCCGAAGCCGACGGTGTCGCCCGTGATGTCGCGGATCGGCCAGACGACGCGGCCACGGAACCGGTCGTAGAGGCCCCGCGACGACTGACCGACGAGCCCGGCAGTCGTCATCTCCTCGGGGCTGAAACCCTTGGCGCGCAGGTGCGCCGTCAGCGCGTCGCCGGTGCGTGGCGCGAAGCCGACGCCGAAGTGCTGCGCGGCCTTGCCGTCGAAACCCTTGGCGCGCAGGAAATCCCGCCCGGCGCGGGCAGACGGGTCGCGAAGCAGCGCCTCGGTGTAGAACTCCTCCGCCACGCGGTGCGCCTCGACGAGCCGCATGCGCCGCCCCGGCGGCTCACGGTCGGGCCGCTCGCCCTCCTCGTAACGCAGCACCATCCCGGCCTTCGCGGCGAGGCGCTCGACGGACTCGGTGAACGACAGGTGCTCGGTCTCCATGACGAACGAGATGACGTCGCCCGACTGACCGCACCCGAAACAGTGATAGACACCGACGGCGGGACGCACGGTGAAGCTCGGCGTCTTCTCGTCGTGGAACGGACACAACCCCTTGAGCGAACCGGCGCCCGCGCGCCGCAGCGTCACGTGCTCGGAGACGACGTCCTCGATGTTGACGCGATCCTTCACGGCAGCGATGTCCTCTGCCTTGATCAGCCCCGCCACGTCACTCCTTCCCACCTCACGCGATGCCCGGCCACGGCCGGCTCGGCACGCACCGTCAGTGTAGGCGCGGCCACCGACAACCCCATCCGATCGTCACGACGGGGCGTGCGCCGCCTCCGCGAGCGCTCGCCCGTCCGTCAACGACGCGACCTGGTCGATGACGACGCGGAGCACGCCGGCATCGTCGGCCGCGGCGCGCGCGTCGTCGAGAAAAGGTACGTCCATGCGCTCGGGATCAGCGACGAGACGGGCGACGAGTGACTCGACGACCTCGCGCTGCACCCGGTGCTGCGCCTCGCGTGCCTGCGTGAACATGACGAAGTGCGCCGACATTCCCTTGAGGACCGCGACCTGTGCACGCACGTCGTCGGGCACGACGAGCACAGCGTCGTACCGCGCGAGCGGCTGGTGGCCGTACGCGGCGCGCGTGGCGTCCTCGGGTGCCGCTGCGAAACGGCCGATGAGCTTGCTCGTCATGTCCTTCAACGCCGCCAGATCGCGGCGCGAACCGACGAACGATGCCGGCAGGTCGTCGTGCAGCAGGGCGTCGAAGGCCTCCGCGAGCGCGTCATCACTCAGATCGGGCGCGTACCGGGCGCGCGCCGCGGCGATGACGCCGGCACGCTCAGCCGGCGAGCGCAACGCCCGCAACTCCAGCGCACCGGCCGCGACGGCGTCCTCGATGTCATGGACGCTGTAGGCGACGTCGTCGGCCCAGTCCATGACCTGCGCCTCGAGGCACGTGCGTGCCGGCGCCTCGGTGCGCACGAACGCGAAGACGTCCGCGTCGTCTTCGTAGACACCGAACTTCGTGGTGCCCGCCGGGCCCTCGCCACGGCGCCACGGGTACTTCGTCGCCGCATCCAGCGTCGCGCGCGTGAGATTGAGCCCGACGGAGCGCCCTCCCGAGGTGTGCCGCTTCGCCTCGAGGCGCGTCAGCAGCCGGAAGGTCTGCGCGTTGCCCTCGAACCCGCCGATGTCGGCCGCGAGCGCGTCGAGCACGCTCTCGCCGAAGTGCCCGAACGGCGGGTGGCCGATGTCGTGCGCGAGACATGCGGCGTCGACGACGTCCGAGTTGCAACCGAGCGCGTCCGCGAGTTCGCGCCCGATCTGCGCGACCTCGAGCGAGTGCGTCAACCGGTTGCGCACGAAGTCGTCCGTCCCGGCCTGCCACACCTGCGTCTTCGTCGACAGCCTCCGCAGCGAGGCGCTGTGCACGATGCGCGCTCGATCGCGCGCGAAGTCGTCACGATCACTGCGCTTGCGGGTGCGATCCTCCGCGACGAAGCGCTCCCGATCGCGCGCCGCGTACGTGCTCAGCGAAGCACCTCGAGCTGCGTGCGTAGGTCGCGTGCCCAGTCGGCGAGCCAGTCGCGCTGCATCTCGTTCCAGGCATCGGCGACGAAGTCGCTCGGGAACATGATGCTCGACTCGTCCGGCAGCGACAGCCCGATGTCGCGGCCCTCGGCGTCCGTGATGACCCGCCACTCGAGCACCGTCTCCAGGGTCAACCACTGCCCCAGCGCGAAGCCGATCATCGCGACGAACGGCGTCGGATCCTCGCGCTCGGTCTCGTCCTGCGCGATGACCCGGTCGACGTAACTCTCGTACGCCGCGTCGATCGTCGCGACGTCGGTGACGTCTATGTTCCAGCGCGCCGCGTCATCGAGCCAGCCGTCGAGAACGGTCTGCTCGGCCTCGCCGACGGGTTCGACGATGATGTCGGCCATCAGCTCGCCACCGCCGCGTAGCGCTGCGCCGCGCGGGCGCGCGCCTTGCTCGCCTCGACCTCGCGGTCCTTGGGCGGCGCGCTCGTCACGAGAGAGTCGATCAGCTCGCGCGAGGCCTGCGCGATGACGTCGACGGCGCGCTCGTAGGCGGCTTCGTTGGCGCTCGACGGCTTGGCCGAGCCGCCGATCTTGCGCACGTACTGCAGGGCTGCGGCACGCACCTCCTCGTCAGTCGCGGGGGGCGCGAAGTTGTTGAGCGGGCGGATGTTGCGGCACATGCCTAAAGCGTGCCACACGACGCCGACAACAGCCGTCGCATCGGGCGCCACGCCGGGCCCCGGCTCGCTACGCTGACAGCATGACGCACCTGCCGCACCCGCTCGTGTCAGCTCACCGACTCGCCGCACGCCTAGAAGCCGGCGAACGCTTCCACCTGCTCGACGTGCGGTGGGCGCTCGGGCAGCCCTCGATGCACGAGGCGTACCTGCACGCACACCTGCCCGGCGCCTGCTGGGTTGAGTTCGAGGACGCCCTCAGCGACGCGGTCAGCGACGACGGCGCGGGCGGGCGTCATCCGATGCCGTCGCTCGATCGGTTCCAGGACGCGATGCGCGCCGCCGGCGTCCGCAACGATGTGCCCGTCGTTGTCTACGACGCCGCGAACGGCCTCGCCGCGGCCCGCTGCTGGTGGTTGCTGCGCTATTTCGGCAAGCTCGACGTGCAGGTGCTCGACGGCGGTCTCGCCGCGTGGAAGCAGGCCGGCGGGGCGCTCGAGGGGGGCGATCCGACGCCAACGCAACGCGGTGACTTCATCGCGACGCCCCGCCACCTCACTCTCGTCGATGCCGACGGCGCGGAGGAGCTCGCCGCGCGTCACCTGCTCGTCGACGCCCGCCCCGCCGACCGCTTCGCCGGCCAGAACGAGACGATCGACCCGGTCGCCGGGCACATCCCCGGCGCCGTCAACATCCCGGCGCTGAGCAACATCGGCGCCGACGGCTGCTTTCTCACGAGCGACGACCTCGCCACGCGCTTCACCGCGCGTGGCATCCCACGTCATGAACGCGTCGGGGTCTACTGCGGCTCCGGCGTGCAGGCCGCGCATCTCGCGCTCGCGCTCGAGGTGAGCGGCGTGTTCGACGACCCGGCGGTCTACATCGGGTCGTGGTCGGACTGGATCAGCGACCCCGAACGACCCGTCGAACGCGACTGAACCGAGCCGTCGCGCCCCTCGGCGATCTCGCACCCTTCGCTGCCCCACCCGTGACAGACGCGAACGGCCGGCCCCCGCTCGTGCAGGGGCCGGCCGTTCGTCGTGTCAGCGTGGGTCAGCCGCGCTTGGGCAGACCCAGCTTCGTGTCAGCCTCGGCCTCGAGTTCGAGCGCGCGGTGGGGGTCGCTCGCAACGTCGGTGCCGAGCATCGGGATGACGCTGCGCAGCTCGTTCTCCCAACGCTCCCATTCGTCCTTGAACGACGAACGCAGGATGTCGAGCGCGATCGGGACGGCGGTCGACGCACCCGGCGACGCGCCGAGCACACCCGCGATCGTGCCGTTCGCGGAGGTGATCACCTCGGTGCCGAACTGCAGCGTGCCCTTCGTGCCCGAGCTGGGCTTGATGATCTGCGCGCGCTGGCCGGCGGTGAACAGCTTCCAGTCGTCCGAGACGGCCGTCGGCGCGAAGTCGTGCAACGCCTCGATGCGCTTGGCCTGGTTCGCGAGCAGATCCTGCGCGAGCACCTTCGTCAGGCCGAGGTTCTCAAGGCCGGCGGTCGCGATCGGCAGCACGTTGTCGGTGCGCAGCGACTGGAAGAGGTCGAGAACCGAGCCCTCCTTGAGGAACTTCGGCACGAGACCGGCGAACGGGCCGAACAGCGCGGTGCGCTGGCCGTCAATGATGCGTGCGTCGAGGTGCGGCATCGACATGGGCGGCGCGCCCTCGGCGGCCTTGCCGTACACCTTCGTCTGGTGCTTGGCGGTGACGGCCGGGTTCTCGGTCGACAGGAACGTGCCGGAGACG from Dermacoccus nishinomiyaensis carries:
- the dnaG gene encoding DNA primase, whose translation is MAGLIKAEDIAAVKDRVNIEDVVSEHVTLRRAGAGSLKGLCPFHDEKTPSFTVRPAVGVYHCFGCGQSGDVISFVMETEHLSFTESVERLAAKAGMVLRYEEGERPDREPPGRRMRLVEAHRVAEEFYTEALLRDPSARAGRDFLRAKGFDGKAAQHFGVGFAPRTGDALTAHLRAKGFSPEEMTTAGLVGQSSRGLYDRFRGRVVWPIRDITGDTVGFGARRIFEDDRIEAKYLNTSETPVYKKTHVLYGLDLAKKTIARERRAVVVEGYTDVMAAHLAGVDNAVATCGTAFGVDHIKSLRRIMRDEAGGTPARVIFTFDGDAAGQKAAMKAFDEDQRWASQSFVAVAKDGMDPCDLRLRQGDEAVRGLIEDAVPMFEFAVRTTIAGFDLDHAEGRVAAMRAVAPIIAGIRDQTLRPEYVRTVAGWIGVEIEQLSAAVRTAPRGKLSERRPPRREESPAASRQGSQQPSSGPGGGQREGQSVSDAAEPQRPSIPKPNPRDPSIAGERQLLQVMLQYPESLKGTVFDQLVPGDFSAPAHQLILAAAIVAGGPGSVASIGAWNEAVRRGTDPQLHDVLNELVVRDLPTKLDEATGRPDERYVAALIQNVQEGALSSAIADAMGQLRRLDPNAPGYADASRAASARLFQLQTQLNALREAGLR
- a CDS encoding deoxyguanosinetriphosphate triphosphohydrolase; this translates as MGTRPTHAARGASLSTYAARDRERFVAEDRTRKRSDRDDFARDRARIVHSASLRRLSTKTQVWQAGTDDFVRNRLTHSLEVAQIGRELADALGCNSDVVDAACLAHDIGHPPFGHFGESVLDALAADIGGFEGNAQTFRLLTRLEAKRHTSGGRSVGLNLTRATLDAATKYPWRRGEGPAGTTKFGVYEDDADVFAFVRTEAPARTCLEAQVMDWADDVAYSVHDIEDAVAAGALELRALRSPAERAGVIAAARARYAPDLSDDALAEAFDALLHDDLPASFVGSRRDLAALKDMTSKLIGRFAAAPEDATRAAYGHQPLARYDAVLVVPDDVRAQVAVLKGMSAHFVMFTQAREAQHRVQREVVESLVARLVADPERMDVPFLDDARAAADDAGVLRVVIDQVASLTDGRALAEAAHAPS
- a CDS encoding DUF3806 domain-containing protein: MADIIVEPVGEAEQTVLDGWLDDAARWNIDVTDVATIDAAYESYVDRVIAQDETEREDPTPFVAMIGFALGQWLTLETVLEWRVITDAEGRDIGLSLPDESSIMFPSDFVADAWNEMQRDWLADWARDLRTQLEVLR
- a CDS encoding DUF2277 domain-containing protein, with protein sequence MCRNIRPLNNFAPPATDEEVRAAALQYVRKIGGSAKPSSANEAAYERAVDVIAQASRELIDSLVTSAPPKDREVEASKARARAAQRYAAVAS
- a CDS encoding sulfurtransferase codes for the protein MTHLPHPLVSAHRLAARLEAGERFHLLDVRWALGQPSMHEAYLHAHLPGACWVEFEDALSDAVSDDGAGGRHPMPSLDRFQDAMRAAGVRNDVPVVVYDAANGLAAARCWWLLRYFGKLDVQVLDGGLAAWKQAGGALEGGDPTPTQRGDFIATPRHLTLVDADGAEELAARHLLVDARPADRFAGQNETIDPVAGHIPGAVNIPALSNIGADGCFLTSDDLATRFTARGIPRHERVGVYCGSGVQAAHLALALEVSGVFDDPAVYIGSWSDWISDPERPVERD